One stretch of Glycine soja cultivar W05 chromosome 7, ASM419377v2, whole genome shotgun sequence DNA includes these proteins:
- the LOC114419196 gene encoding uncharacterized protein LOC114419196, with translation MAGVSQSMNISCDLPILKGDNYKVWKQRVLLHLGWMDIDYAIRKDEPPAITETSEPDAVDLYEKWERSNRLSVMFIKTNISASIWGSVDQHDKVRDLLKAIDEQFTTSEKSLASTLIMQFSSIKLTGTRGVREHIMCLRDIVAQLKTLEVTMSESFLVHFILCTLPQQYTPFKISYNTHKDKWSINELMTMCVQEEERLIMEEGEKVNLTTSTSGKDRKKSVGTNKGKIPTQPTIKKESKCFFCKKKGQMKKDCPKFKSWFEKKGYGKPKEASGK, from the exons atggctggag tttcacaatctatgaatatttcttgtgaccttccaattttgaaaggtgataattataaggtttggaAGCAAAGAGTTCTCCTTCATTTGGGCTGGATGGATATtgactatgctataaggaaggATGAGCCACCGGCTATTACTGAAACTAGCGAACCTGATGCTGTTGATCTTTATGAAAAGTGGGAGAGATCTAATCGTCTCTCCGTTATGTTCATAAAAACCAACATATCCGCTAGTATCTGGGGTTCAGTTGACCAGCATGATAAGGTCAGAGATCTGTTGAAAGCCATTGATGAACAGTTTACGACCTCTGAGAAGTCGCTTGCTAGCACACTCATTATGCAATTCTCTTCCATTAAGCTTACTGGAACGAGGGGTGTGCGTGAACATATCATGTGCTTAAGGGACATAGTGGCTCAGTTGAAAACCCTGGAAGTTACCATGTCTGAATCCTTCCTGgtacatttcattttgtgcacCCTACCTCAACAGTATACACCCTTCAAAatctcctacaacacacataaggataaatggtctattaatgaattgatgaccatgtgtgttcaagaagaggagagattgataatggaagagggtgagaaggtaaatttgactacttctacttctggaaaggataggaagaagtctgtaggcaccaataaaggaaagattccgactcaaccaacaattaaaaaggagtcaAAGTGTTTCTTCTGTAAAAAGAAAGGACAAATGAAGAAGGACTGccccaaatttaaaagttggtttgagaagaaag ggtatggaaagcctaaggaagccagtgggaagtga